In one Andrena cerasifolii isolate SP2316 chromosome 2, iyAndCera1_principal, whole genome shotgun sequence genomic region, the following are encoded:
- the Acc gene encoding acetyl-CoA carboxylase isoform X2: MRRIKRFVLAQSTEKDPIWKSSDNLLAGVAKMNEEETCQEESPTPVESPPNAFLHTPAGLTPSMSQGTVMIQAQSRLQEKDFTIATPEEFVHRFGGTTVINKILIANNGIAAVKCMRSIRRWSYEMFKNERAVRFVVMVTPEDLKANAEYIKMADQYVPVPGGSNNNNYANVELIVDIAIRTQVQAVWAGWGHASENPKLPELLHKNNICFIGPSERAMWALGDKIASSIVAQTAEVPTLPWSGSELTAQYSGKKIKISSELFKKGCVSTVEECLAAANKIGFPVMVKASEGGGGKGIRKVENAEELPALFRQVQTEIPGSPIFIMKLAKCARHLEVQLLADNYGNAISLFGRDCSIQRRHQKIIEEAPAVIAKPEVFEEMEKAAVRLAKMVGYVSAGTVEYLYDTSGRYYFLELNPRLQVEHPCTEMVSDVNLPSAQLQIAMGLSLHHIKDIRLLYGESPWGDSVIDFDQPRHKPQPWGHVIAARITSENPDEGFKPSSGTVQELNFRSSKNVWGYFSVGASGGLHEFADSQFGHCFSWGEDRHQARENLVIALKELCIRGDFRTTVEYLITLLETEAFQQNNIDTAWLDLLIAERVRSDKPDVLLAVTCGALHIADRTITAAFSGFQTALEKGQIQASNDLDNVIEVELINDEYKYKVQTAKSGPNSYFLVMNGSYKEVEVHQLSDGGLLLSLDGASFTTYMREEVDRYRIVIGNQTCIFEKDNDPSLLRSPSAGKLINFLVEDGGHVNPGQAYAEIEVMKMVMTVTASEAGSVFYVKRPGAILEAGALIAHLELDDPTLVTKAQESIAQFVETVAPAVSEKLNHLHSKYRTSLENILAGYCLPDAYHLPRVRELIEKFMNSLRDPSLPLLELQEVIATISGRIPISVEKKIRKLMSLYERNITSVLAQFPSQQIAAVIDGHAATLSKRAERDVFFLTTQAIVQLVQKYRNGIRGRMKTAVHELLRQYYTVENQFQQGHYDKCVSALIDQYKDDVATVTAMIFSHNQVTKKNVLVTMLIDHLWANEPGLTDELSSTLTELTSLNRTEHSRVALRARQVLIAAHQPAYELRHNQMESIFLSAVDMYGHDFHPENLQKLILSETSIFDILHDFFYHSNRGVCNAALEVYVRRAYISYELTCLQHLELSGEVPLVHFQFLLPNNHPNRQSQYPINHRMGAMAAFHDMDQFVKYSDEVLDLLEDLSSPTSISAKVLEAVDAAGSESRHSTSINVSLSTAEAGGPVEMGERSTEPVQILSIAIQEIENYDDGVMAKLFGEWCFTNKDELVSRGIRRVTFAALKKRLFPKFFTFRQRDGFIEDKIYRHLEPGCAFQLELNRMRTYDLEALPTSNQKMHLYLGQAKVAKGQQVTDYRFFIRSIIRHSDLVTKEASFDYLHNEGERVLLEAMDELEVAFSHPLAKRTECNHIFLNFVPTVIMESVRLEESVTSMVLRYGPRLWKLRVRQAEIKMTIRPAPGKPTSTIRLCIANDSGYSTDLQLYSEATDPKTGIIRFESIPSSTAGASWRPGPMHGLPISTPYLTKDYLQAKRFQAQSAGTTYVYDLPDMFRQQTEKLWLKYTEERPNSELVVPNPVMDCVELVLEGENLVEQKRLPGENDVGMVAWRFRLYTPEYPESGRDVILIANDLTHLIGSFGPKEDLVFCRASERARQLGIPRIYFSANSGARIGLAEEVKALFKIAWADDNEPEKGFKYIYLTPDDYARLAPLNSVKTSLIEDRGESRYKITDIIGKDDGLGVENLKHAGMIAGETSRAYDEIVTISIVSCRAIGIGAYLLRLGQRVIQIENSHIILTGYKALNAVLGREVYASNNQLGGIQIMHNNGISHATDARDLDGVATALRWLSYCPKYKGAPLPILPSPLPDPVDREIAYVPTKTAYDPRWMLEGRFSQDGTNAWESGFFDRGSWQEIMRPWAQTVVTGRARLGGIPCGIIAVETRTVELHLPADPANFDSEAKTISQAGQVWFPDSAYKTAQAIQDFGKEELPLFIFANWRGFSGGMKDMYEQIMKFGAYIVDGLREYTRPIFVYIPPNGELRGGAWAVVDPTINPRYMEMFADNTSKAGVLEPEALVEIKFRIKDILKAMYRVDAVLQVLKDSLSSVNSPEERADIEKQMRKREKELEPMYHQVAVHFADLHDTPERMFEKNAIHDIIPWKRARRLLYWRLKRRLLEDRVKDEILSTQPRFDVRQVGAMLRRWFIEDKGPTESYLWDQDEPATCWLESQRDNEDSVISRNITCVKQDAVVSRIKEALEACPEVRLTAILEIAHRLQPAERAELQRTLSQLETATTQEHHNDSSASS; the protein is encoded by the exons ATGAGACGCATAAAAAGATTCGTCTTGGCTCAAAGTACAGAGAAGGATCCGATTTGGAAGAGCTCGGACAACCTTCTGGCTGGtgtagcgaaaatgaacgaggaGGAGACGTGCCAGGAGGAGTCGCCCACGCCAGTGGAGAGCCCGCCTAATGCGTTTCTGCACACGCCCGCTGGATTAAC GCCCAGCATGTCGCAGGGCACGGTGATGATCCAAGCGCAGAGTCGGCTGCAGGAAAAGGACTTCACCATCGCCACGCCTGAGGAATTCGTTCATCGTTTCGGCGGCACTACAGTTATCAACAAG ATCCTCATTGCCAACAACGGTATAGCGGCGGTGAAATGCATGCGCTCGATCCGCCGTTGGTCGTACGAGATGTTCAAGAACGAACGGGCCGTGCGGTTCGTCGTGATGGTCACTCCGGAGGATCTGAAAGCGAACGCGGAATACATAAAAATGGCAGACCAGTACGTGCCTGTGCCAGGTGGATCGAACAACAACAATTACGCGAACGTTGAGCTGATCGTCGACATCGCCATACGCACCCAGGTCCAAGCTGTGTGGGCCGGATGGGGCCACGCATCTGAGAACCCGAAGCTGCCAGAATTACTCCACAAGAACAACATCTGCTTCATCG GGCCTTCTGAAAGAGCGATGTGGGCCCTCGGAGACAAAATCGCGTCCAGCATAGTGGCGCAGACCGCGGAAGTGCCCACGCTACCTTGGTCCGGATCCGAGCTGACGGCGCAGTACAGtgggaagaaaataaaaatatcctcCGAGCTGTTTAAAAAGGGCTGCGTCTCGACGGTGGAGGAATGCTTGGCAGCGGCCAATAAAATCGGCTTCCCTGTTATGGTGAAGGCCAGCGAGGGTGGCGGCGGCAAAGGTATCAGGAAAGTGGAGAACGCGGAAGAGCTGCCCGCGTTGTTCAG GCAGGTACAAACTGAGATACCCGGATCCCCGATATTCATCATGAAGCTGGCAAAGTGTGCGCGGCACTTGGAGGTCCAACTGCTAGCGGATAATTATGGTAACGCGATATCGTTGTTTGGCCGTGATTGCTCCATTCAGAGGAGGCACCAGAAGATCATCGAGGAGGCCCCGGCGGTCATCGCCAAGCCTGAAGTGTTCGAAGAGATGGAGAAG GCTGCTGTGAGATTGGCCAAAATGGTTGGATACGTAAGCGCAGGCACTGTCGAATACCTCTACGACACCTCCGGGCGATACTACTTCTTGGAATTGAACCCGCGCCTGCAAGTGGAGCATCCGTGCACGGAGATGGTGTCCGACGTGAATTTACCATCTGCCCAGCTACAGATCGCCATGGGCTTGTCGCTACACCATATCAAAGACATCCGTCTTCTGTACGGGGAGAGCCCGTGGGGCGACAGCGTCATCGATTTCGATCAGCCGCGGCATAAACCTCAGCCGTGGGGCCACGTCATCGCGGCGAGAATTACTAGTGAAAATCCTGATGAAG GTTTCAAGCCGAGCTCTGGAACCGTGCAAGAATTGAACTTCCGATCGTCGAAGAACGTCTGGGGTTACTTCTCGGTGGGAGCGTCTGGAGGTCTCCACGAGTTCGCGGATTCGCAGTTCGGTCATTGCTTCTCGTGGGGCGAGGACCGTCATCAGGCTAGAGAAAATTTGGTCATCGCTTTGAAGGAGCTGTGCATCAGGGGAGACTTCAGGACCACTGTCGAGTATCTGATTACGCTATTGGAAACCGAGGCGTTCCAGCAGAACAATATAGATACGGCCTGGCTTGATCTGTTAATCGCCGAGCGTGTCAGGAGCGATAAACCGGATGTACTGCTGGCTGTAACTTGTGGCGCTCTTCATATCGCCGACAGAACCATCACCGCTGCTTTCAGTGGCTTCCAAACGGCGCTGGAGAAGGGACAGATACAAGCTAGCAACGACTTAGACAATGTGATCGAG GTTGAGCTGATCAATGACGAATACAAATACAAAGTACAAACTGCCAAGTCAGGCCCTAATAGCTATTTTCTCGTCATGAACGGTTCGTACAAGGAGGTAGAAGTGCATCAGTTGTCGGACGGAGGGCTGCTGCTCTCTCTGGACGGCGCCAGTTTCACCACCTACATGAGAGAGGAGGTTGATCGATACAGAATCGTGATAGGAAACCAAACGTGCATCTTCGAGAAGGACAATGACCCGTCTTTGCTGAGATCGCCGTCGGCTGGAAAGTTGATCAACTTCTTGGTCGAGGATGGCGGTCATGTAAATCCTGGGCAAGCCTACGCAGAAATCGAAGTGATGAAAATGGTGATGACGGTGACGGCCAGCGAAGCCGGCAGCGTCTTCTATGTGAAGAGACCGGGTGCCATCCTCGAGGCTGGCGCTCTGATAGCTCACTTGGAGCTAGACGATCCAACCTTGGTAACCAAAGCTCAAGAATCCATTGCCCAGTTCGTAGAGACCGTGGCCCCAGCCGTCTCAGAAAAGCTGAATCACCTCCATTCCAAATATCGAACCTCTTTAGAGAACATTCTGGCGGGATACTGCTTGCCGGATGCCTATCACTTGCCTCGAGTAAGAGAGCTCATCGAGAAGTTCATGAATTCCCTTCGTGATCCTAGTCTACCTCTGCTCGAGCTTCAGGAGGTGATCGCGACGATATCTGGCAGGATCCCGATCTCCGTAGAAAAGAAGATAAGGAAACTGATGTCCCTTTACGAGAGGAACATAACGTCCGTTCTGGCGCAATTCCCCAGCCAGCAAATCGCGGCGGTGATCGACGGGCACGCGGCGACGCTTTCGAAGCGCGCCGAGCGAGATGTTTTCTTCTTAACCACTCAGGCTATAGTGCAATTAGTGCAGAAGTATAGGAACGGAATACGGGGAAGAATGAAGACCGCCGTGCACGAGCTTCTTCGGCAGTACTACACCGTGGAGAACCAGTTCCAGCAAGGCCATTACGACAAATGCGTGTCAGCTTTGATAGATCAATATAAAGACGACGTAGCTACGGTAACAGCCATGATCTTCAGCCACAATCAGGTGACGAAGAAGAATGTCTTGGTCACTATGCTCATAGATCATCTGTGGGCAAACGAGCCTGGCCTCACGGACGAATTGTCGAGCACGCTGACCGAGCTGACCAGCTTGAACCGTACAGAACACAGTCGCGTTGCGCTACGCGCCAGGCAAGTCTTAATTGCTGCTCACCAACCCGCTTACGAGCTGAGGCACAACCAAATGGAATCCATCTTCTTGTCAGCCGTGGATATGTACGGTCATGACTTCCATCCAGAGAACCTGCAGAAGTTGATCCTCTCCGAGACCTCCATCTTCGATATCCTGCACGATTTCTTCTACCACTCGAACCGTGGTGTCTGCAACGCTGCCTTGGAAGTGTATGTTCGACGTGCGTACATCAGTTACGAGTTGACTTGCCTGCAACACCTAGAACTGTCTGGCGAAGTGCCGCTCGTACACTTCCAATTCCTGCTGCCTAACAACCACCCAAATCGACAGAGTCAGTATCCAATTAATCATAGAATGGGGGCTATGGCAGCCTTCCACGACATGGACCAATTTGTCAAGTATTCAGACGAGGTCCTCGACCTCCTCGAAGATCTCTCCTCGCCCACCTCGATCTCTGCTAAGGTGTTGGAGGCGGTAGACGCGGCTGGGAGCGAATCCAGGCACAGCACGTCTATAAACGTGTCTCTGAGCACAGCAGAAGCTGGCGGCCCAGTGGAAATGGGCGAGAGATCCACCGAGCCCGTGCAAATTCTCAGCATTGCCATACAAGAGATAGAAAACTACGACGACGGTGTTATGGCGAAGCTTTTCGGGGAATGGTGCTTCACGAATAAGGACGAATTAGTCTCAAGGGGTATCAGGCGAGTGACGTTCGCTGCATTGAAGAAAAGACTTTTCCCAAAATTCTTCACCTTCCGTCAAAGGGACGGCTTCATAGAAGATAAGATCTATCGACACCTCGAGCCTGGCTGTGCCTTCCAGCTGGAGCTAAATAGAATGAGAACCTACGATCTAGAAGCGCTGCCTACCTCCAATCAAAAGATGCATCTTTACCTCGGCCAGGCTAAGGTTGCTAAAGGTCAACAAGTCACGGACTATCGTTTCTTCATTCGTTCTATTATAAGGCACTCCGATCTCGTCACAAAGGAGGCCAGCTTCGATTATCTTCATAACGAAGGCGAACGTGTCCTGCTGGAGGCCATGGACGAATTGGAAGTGGCGTTCTCCCATCCACTCGCGAAGCGTACAGAATGCAATCATATATTCCTGAACTTCGTGCCCACGGTTATCATGGAATCGGTGAGGCTGGAGGAGAGCGTGACAAGTATGGTGCTCAGATATGGACCAAGGTTGTGGAAGTTAAGGGTGCGTCAAGCTGAGATTAAAATGACAATACGCCCAGCCCCAGGGAAGCCGACATCCACCATACGCCTGTGCATCGCCAACGACAGTGGCTACAGTACGGACTTACAGCTTTACTCAGAGGCAACGGATCCAAAGACTGGTATCATTCGCTTCGAGTCTATTCCTTCATCGACGGCTGGCGCTTCTTGGAGACCAGGACCTATGCACGGTCTGCCAATCTCTACTCCTTACCTAACCAAAGACTACCTCCAAGCGAAGAGGTTTCAAGCTCAAAGCGCCGGCACGACTTACGTGTACGATCTGCCAGATATGTTCAGGCAGCAGACAGAGAAGTTGTGGCTCAAGTACACCGAAGAAAGACCGAATTCTGAATTAGTTGTTCCTAACCCTGTAATGGATTGCGTGGAATTAGTGCTGGAGGGTGAGAACCTAGTGGAACAGAAGCGTCTACCCGGTGAGAATGATGTCGGCATGGTTGCCTGGAGATTCAGGTTATACACACCAGAGTACCCGGAGAGTGGTCGAGATGTGATACTAATCGCCAACGATTTGACACATCTGATCGGCTCCTTTGGCCCGAAGGAAGATCTGGTGTTCTGTAGAGCATCGGAAAGGGCCAGACAGCTTGGGATCCCGCGGATCTACTTCTCCGCGAACTCTGGGGCTCGTATCGGACTGGCCGAAGAAGTGAAAGCTCTGTTCAAAATCGCCTGGGCGGATGATAACGAGCCGGAGAAAGGCTTCAAGTATATTTACCTCACTCCGGATGATTACGCGCGTCTAGCACCGCTTAATTCTGTGAAGACTTCGTTGATCGAAGACCGGGGGGAATCTCGTTACAAAATAACAGACATCATCGGTAAGGACGACGGCCTTGGCGTAGAGAATTTGAAGCACGCTGGAATGATAGCCGGGGAGACGTCCAGAGCTTACGACGAAATAGTGACGATCTCCATCGTGTCCTGCCGCGCTATTGGCATCGGCGCATATCTGTTGCGTCTTGGGCAGAGGGTCATTCAAATAGAGAACTCGCACATCATTCTGACCGGTTACAAAGCCTTGAACGCCGTGCTAGGTCGCGAAGTGTACGCTAGTAACAACCAACTGGGCGGTATACAGATCATGCACAACAACGGTATTTCGCATGCGACCGACGCGAGGGACTTGGATGGCGTCGCGACCGCTCTGAGGTGGTTGAGCTACTGCCCTAAGTACAAAGGTGCACCACTTCCTATATTGCCTTCGCCGCTTCCAGATCCAGTCGACAGAGAGATCGCTTATGTCCCTACGAAGACAGCTTACGATCCAAGGTGGATGCTGGAGGGTAGATTCTCGCAAGATGGTACAAACGCTTGGGAAAGTGGATTCTTCGACCGCGGCTCCTGGCAG GAAATAATGAGACCGTGGGCCCAAACTGTGGTAACTGGGCGAGCCAGGCTGGGTGGAATACCGTGCGGTATTATTGCAGTAGAGACGAGGACCGTCGAGTTACATTTGCCCGCTGATCCCGCTAATTTCGATTCAGAGGCTAAAACGATATCTCAGGCGGGGCAGGTGTGGTTCCCTGACAGCGCGTACAAGACCGCTCAAGCCATTCAAGATTTTGGAAAGGAGGAACTACCGCTCTTCATCTTCGCTAACTGGAGAGGCTTCTCTGGCGGAATGAAAG ATATGTACGAGCAAATCATGAAATTCGGTGCTTACATTGTGGACGGATTAAGAGAATACACTAGGCCAATATTTGTATATATCCCACCAAACGGGGAGTTGAGAGGCGGTGCCTGGGCGGTTGTCGATCCGACCATAAATCCCCGTTACATGGAAATGTTCGCCGACAATACAAGCAAAGCCGGAGTTCTGGAGCCCGAGGCATTGGTAGAAATAAAGTTCAGGATCAAAGACATCCTTAAAGCTATGTACAGGGTCGATGCGGTCCTGCAGGTACTTAAG GATTCATTGTCCAGCGTAAATTCGCCGGAGGAGCGAGCGGACATCGAGAAACAGATGCgcaagagagagaaagaattgGAACCCATGTATCATCAAGTCGCTGTTCATTTCGCGGACCTCCACGACACGCCGGAGAGAATGTTCGAGAAGAACGCCATCCACGACATTATCCCGTGGAAAAGGGCGCGAAGGTTGCTTTACTGGAGGCTGAAGAGAAGGCTGCTGGAAGATCGGGTAAAGGACGAGATTCTATCGACCCAGCCGCGCTTCGACGTCCGACAAGTCGGCGCCATGCTACGGAGATGGTTCATAGAGGACAAGGGTCCCACGGAATCGTATCTGTGGGATCAGGATGAGCCGGCGACGTGCTGGCTGGAAAGCCAACGGGATAACGAGGACAGTGTCATTTCGCGTAACATCACTTGCGTAAAGCAAGACGCGGTCGTTTCACGGATCAAAGAGGCCCTCGAAGCCTGCCCGGAAGTGAGATTAACGGCGATTCTGGAAATCGCTCACAGATTACAGCCGGCGGAGCGCGCGGAACTTCAGAGAACTTTGTCGCAACTAGAAACGGCCACCACCCAGGAACACCACAATGACTCGAGTGCGTCGTCTTAA